The genomic DNA TGTTCAATGAAATTGTCAAGCTGCGGAAAGAAGGCCGCAAGGGAGCACTTGCCACCATCATTCAGGTGCAGGGATCGATTCCCAGCTACGAATGTTCAAAAATCCTGATTCGCGACGACGGCTCGATTGTGGGCACGGTCGGCGGCGGCTGCGTTGAGGCTGAGGTGTGGTCCGTTGCCCAGGACGTGATGCGGGAAGAAAAACCGCGCCGCCTGCACTTCAACCTGAATGCCAATCCGGAATTTGACACGGGCTTGGTCTGCGGCGGCTCGCTCGATATCTTCGTTGAGCCGATTTTAGCCACGCCCACGCTCTATCTTTTCGGCGGTGGCCACGTTTCGCTCAGCGTATCGAAAGTGGCTGCACTGGCTGGATTTGACATCGTGGTCTGCGATGACCGCGAAGCGTTCGCCAACCAGGAGCGCTTTCCCTCCGCCGTCGCCACTCACGCCGGGCCGTGGGAAGAAATTTTCCCTCAGATCTCGCCCAACGGCCTCTCTTATGTCGTGATCGCCACTCGCGGCCACAAGGGCGATCTTGACTGTCTGCGCTGGGCCGTCTCGACGCAGGCGCGCTACATCGGCATGGTGGGCAGCAAGCGGAAGCTGGCCGAGTTCTTCAAAATTCTCGGCAGCGAGGGCGTTGCCGCCGAGCGCCTCGAGCAGGTGCACTCGCCCGTGGGCCTTGATATCGGCGCCCTCACGCCCGAAGAGATTGCCGTCTCCATCGTGGCGGAAATGATTGCTGTGCGCAGAAACGTGTCTCCTTCCGCCGCTTCGCTCACCTGGAAGCCCAGGGTGCAGCACACCTCATGAGCGTTCCGCCGGGACCCCACTCGGAAGCTCCCTCATCGCGGGCTATCGCAGGCATTGTGCTCGCCGCAGGCGAATCTTCGCGCATGGGCGCTGATAAAGCGCTGCTGATGTATCGCGGCCGGACGTTTCTTGAAAATCTTATCTCGGCGCTGAAGGACGCCAGCATAAGCCGTGTCATCGTGGTTCTGGGCCACCACGCGGAACAAATCCAACAGCGTACGGATCTTGCGGCGGTTGAAGTGGTCCTCAACCATGATTATCGCCGCGGTCAAACCTCATCGCTGCAGGCGGGGTTGCTCGCGCTGGCAGGAAACGAGCCGGAAGGCGTGGTCCTTTGCCTCATAGATCATCCAGTAGCATCACCGGATACGATAAGGAAGCTAATCCATAGCTTTAAGTCTACCCGCAGATCCATTGTCATTCCGCAGATCAATGGCACGCATGGCCATCCGGTGCTGTTGGGCAGGGAATTGTTCAGCCAGGTGCTGGCTCTTGGGCCCGATGAGGGCGCCGACACGGTCATCCACCAGAACCGCGACCAGACGATGTTCGTGGAAGTCGCGGACCCTGGCATCCTTATCGACGTGGACGACCCAGAAAGCTACCGCAAGTTGGCTACGCAAGAGTAGGGGATGGGCTCGGGCCGTCCGGAAGCGGCCAAGAGCGCAGATGGAACGCAGAAGTTTTCTCCGCCACTTCGCCCTTTCCGTTGCATTTCAGAGAACACCATCCCACGCATGCCTCTGGCGTAACCCTAAGTCGCCGAGGCTTCGTGCCTAGCGCAACCGGTCCATGTCTCGAATCATTAATCGGATCGCCTGAATGAAGCCGGCGATCACGCCGATTGCCACGCACGCCCAGAACACGGCGACATTGTAAGGAATCAGGTATTGGTGAGATTGCCAATCGATCGTAAAGACAGATGAGGCGGGCACCATACCCTGCAGGATATAGCCCGCACCAGAAAGGCTGGCAACGATCAATAAGGCGATCGAAATTGCGCGCATGTGCTAACCTGGCGCCCCGTTGACGCAATTATAACCTATCGCGCAAGCCGAAAGAAGTCTTACCGCCGGTCTGAGGCAAACTCGCGGACCAATCGCCTTGGGGCAAGTTTGCAGGGTACGGAGCGTACAGGCTTGATCGAACCACGGAACTTATTGAAAATGAGCGGAAACCAAGCCGACAGCAGGAGCATATCCATTCCCAGACCCAACGCCAGCTCGACTGGCCTAATGGCCGGACTGGGGGCTGAGCGACATTCAAGCTTGCACCGGCCCAGGCCAGCAGGGCTACTCCTTGGACACTCGCCAGACCACGTTGCCGACATCGTCAGAAACCAACAGCGAGCCATCCCTGGCCACGGCAACGCCGACGGGGCGTCCTTCCACGGCCTTCTGGTGCGGGTTGGGATCGAAGCCGGTCAGGAAGTTCTCCGGGTTAGCAGTAGGCTCGCCGTTCTTGAAAGGAACGAATATTACCTCGTATCCCGAATGGACGCTGCGGTTCCAGGAGCCGTGTAAGGCAATGAAAGCTCCGTGTTGGTAGCTTTCAGGAAACTGCTTGCCCATATAGAAATTAGATTCCAGCGGCGCCGTGTGCGGACCCACGAGAACGTCGGGAACAATGGCTTTGGCCACCAGATCAGGCCGCTGCTTTTTCACGCGCGGATCGAGGTTTTTGCCGATGTAGCTGTAGGGCCATCCCAGAAATCCGCCATCAGGCACGTGAGTAAAGTAGTCGGGCGGCAGGTTGTCGCCCAGCATGTCGCGCTCGTTGACGTCGGCCCAAAGCACGCCGTTATCGGGATTCACGGCCAGGCCCACGGCGTTGCGGAGGCCGCTGGCGTAGATTCTTGCGTTTTTGCCATCGGGATCAGCCACCTGGATGGCGGCACGGCGAGGATCAGACTCAACGCAAACATTGCAGTCGGAGCCGGCGGAAACAAACATCTCTTTGCCGTCGCGGCTGAAGACGACGGTGCGGGTTGAGTGCATGCCGCCGCTCGGCAGGCCCAGGATACGCTCGCTGCCGCCGGTGGGTTTCGAGGTCTCCGGGTCGTAGGGAAAGCGGATGACTTCATCGGTGTCTGCAATGTAGACGTAGTTGCCATGGAAAGCAATGCCGAAGGGTTCATTCAAGTGATTGGCGAACCTAAACCGGCCGTCGGATGCCTTTCCGTTGCCCGGATCGTGCAAGACGTAAACCGTGTTGCCGCTCGTATCCGCGAGAAAGACGTCACCGTTGGGCGCCACCGCCAGATAGCGCGGCTCTTTGAACCCTTTGGCGAACAGGGAAACATGGAAGCCTGGCGGCGCTTTGGGTGTGAAGCCGGGCGAGGTATTGCCAGTCGGCGGATTAGCCACGGTAGGCCCGCTAAACGGCTTGGGCAGCGTCGGCTCCTGGCCATGGGTCACGCCCCTGACCTGTGCAAAGCCCACAGAGCCACCCAACAAGACGAGAAACAGCAGGTTGATGATCTTCATTCGCTCTCCTTAGCAGGTCACGGTTCAAAAAAAGCTTCAACTTCTATTCTGCCACTTCATAAGACCAGCTTGTCGAGCGCCTCGCGCAGCGCGGTGATCGCCAGCATGCTGGCGTGGCGCGAGGCCGCAGGAAGGCCGCCCAGGCCCGTTTCGATATGTTCGGCGTTGATGGCCGCAATGTCCGGGAGGGGCATTCCTTTGATGGCCTCGGTAAGCCAGGAGCCACAGGCCACCGCCGGAACGCAGCCTTGGACCTTAAATCTCGCCTCGAACACTATTCCATCACGAACCAGAATCCACAGCTTCATGGCGTCGCCGCAGACGGGATTCGCGGCCGTGACCACGGCAGTTGGCTTGTCAATCTCGCCCACGTTGCGTGGATTCTGGAAATGGTCAAGGACCTGGCGCGAATACATCAGGCTCCTGGTACAACAAATAATTTGAGCAATATGACCATGACCACGCCCGTGCCCACCGTCAGCGCGATCCGGATGTCCGGCTTCTTATTTACCTCGGGAATCAGGTCAGAGGCCGCTACGTAAAGCGTTGCCCCTGCGGAAAGCGCCAGCCCAAGAGCTGCCCAGCGGTACGCAAAGCCCATGGCCAGAACGCCCAGAATTCTTGAGATGCCGAGAGCCCCCGCCGCTTTCATGCCCGAACCGCGGCCCTTGCCCGCCGTCACCATCACCGAGGCAATCGTAAAACCTTCGGGTATGTTGTGCAGGATGGTGGCGCCGAAAATCACCATTCCCAGCCAGGTTGAAACCATGAAGCCGGAAGCAATGGCGACGCCGTCGAGAAAAGTGTGGACCAGCAGGCCGCCCAGCGCCGTGTATGCCACGCGGCTGTGGACAAACTCTTCGGGATGGGTTTCCTCGCCAAAATGGAAATGGCCGGGCCACACGTGCTCGAAGATATGAACAACCAGATAGCCTGCCAGGATCAGGACAGGTCCTTCCACCGGCGCCAGGCGCAGGCTTTCCGGAATCATCTCCATCATGGCAGTGGCCAGCATAAAACCGGAGCCCAGGGCAAGGAAGTATGCCAGAAAAGACCGGCTCCACGCTCTGGCGGATACGATGGAAGCGCCAAACAGATTGGCGAGCCCGGCGGCCACCGCGAGGACAAGGCTGATCTCAATGGCAAGTAGCATGGCAGTTGGTTGAAGATGCGAAATGGCCTCAGCCCGAATGCCGGAAGTGTACGATCTCTCCGTCGTGGACCACGTATTCTTTGCCTTCCAGTCTCAACGAGCCGCGCGCGCGGGCCTCGGCGAAGCCGCCGGCATCCACCAACTCATCATAGGTAATCACTTCAGCACGGATGAAACCACGCTGAATGTCTGAATGGATTTCGCCGGCGGCGTCGAACGCTGTCATTCCTTCGCGAATGGTCCAGGCGCGGCACTCGTCCTCGCCTACAGTAAAGAACGAGATCAGGCCCAGCAGTTGGTAGCTGGAGCGAATCAGCCGCGCGATGGCCGACGCCTTCAGCCCGTAACTGGCCAGGAATTCGCCTGCTTCCTCGTCGCTCAATTCGGAAAGCTCCTCCTCGACTTTGCCGCACACGGCGGTGACGGCGGTGCGCGGCCGCTGCCTCAGCCCGGCCTGGTGCGCAAACTGATCGGCAGCGTTGGCGCGGGGCGCGTCCTGTTCTCCCAGGTTCAGCACGTAGAGCATGGGCTTGAGGGAGAGAAAAGTGAATCCACGCAGGGCGCGTTCTTCCTCAGGCGTCAGATCGAGCTCGCGCAGCGGTTTTTGCGCTTCCAGGGCTTCCTTCGCCTTCAACAGGGACTGATGTTCCTTTTCAAGAGACGTGGTTTTCTGCTTCTTGATGTCCTTGTCCAGCCGCTCCAGTCGCTTTTCAACGATCGCCAGATCGGAAAGCACAAGTTCAAGTTCGACGGATTCGACGTCGCGTTTGGGATCGACTGTTTCATTCTCGGCAGGAATAGCAGGGTCCTCGAAGGCGCGCACCACGTGCGCGAGGGCGTCCATTTCCTTCAATGCGGCAGAATGCGTTCCGGTCCGCGCCAACTGGATGACGCTGGCCGGTGTATCTACGTACTCGATGCTGGCGTGGACCACTTTTTTTGGATTGAACATCCCGGTCAGGCGGTCGAGGCGCGCGTCGGGCACCTTCACGACGCCCAGGCGAGCTTCCGGCTTGCCGCTGGCCAACCTGTTATCCTGGGCATGGGTGAGGATTTTGAACAAGGTTGTCTTGCCCACCATGCTGAGGCCTACAATCCCAGTCTTGAGCACAACTTCCTTTCGACTTTGCTGATGAGGTGTAGTGATTTCCAGAACTGTCAAACTTTCGATACTAACACATCAGCCCGACGGTGTAGAGGTTGGGAAGGCGGTCACGCGGCGCAGGTACGCATTGACAAAGCAGGTTTGGGTTGCAGGAGGAGAGAGGGAGCCGGCGGTGGCGAGGGTTCCGCCGGCCCTTGCACGGAAATGGAAAGGTTCAGGCTGCTCTGGTTCCGTGAGCAACTTCTGAAGTGGCCACGCTTGGCGCGGTCACCCTTTCAGGAAACTCGGCAAAGCCAGTTCGGGTCTTTGCCATCATTTTGCAAACAGCAGCGATCATAAACGCACTTGAGAATGCGCCGAGGAACGCGGGGATGATGTACTGGCCGCCAATGGCGACACCGGCAAACCAGTGGCCCAACACCGGCGTGGCAACCCATGCTCCCAGCCAGCCCAAGATCCACTTGGCAAAGAATCCATCAACACCGCCGAGAAAGCGATAACGAATGCCACTATGGATTACGATTGCCGCGATAAAACTGATGATGAACAGTGTAAGAAACGCTCCAAATCCCATTCCAATCATTGAAGTCACCTCCTGTTGAATTTTCGAACATTCCGGGCGCCGGACGGGCCGAAACCCGGAATTTCGGGCCCGCATATCGTGCACAAGGTCAGGGTGGAACACGGACAACGGGTTGTTCAAATTCCGCCCTTAAATACGATTTACTTTTGTTGCGAAAAGGTTGTCCGCGGCCAGCACTTTCAGTTTGTTGAGGAGGAAACGGGCACAGTGCCCAGCCTGTTCTGGCCCTTGCGGCGTGGAAGGCGTCGTAAGAGCGAATGAACCGAGTTGATGAGTGCAGCCAGGTGAGAGGCATCGCCTATCTCCCGCGCGAGCATCGGTTCGCTCGTCTCTTTTACACAAACGATTATCTCACTTTGAGGCGCAGCCGTCAAGGGGAATATAGCCTCGCGCCGAGGCTACGCCTGGCGGCAAGCAGAACGTGCTGCGCGTCAGAAACGCCCGCGGGCCCTCTCCTTGTGGGGAAGAACTTCCAGGCAAGTGGTCCACCAGCCGGTGGTGATCGTTTCGGCAAATTCTGCTGGCAGGTTTTCCGCTCGCATTTCACCGGCCAGCTTTTCAAAGTCGTACTCGACGGGAATAAATTCCACTTTCACACTAGCGCCGCTGATGGTCAGCAGCGTGTACCAGACGTTCGTGGCGCCGTCATTTTCCGGCCGGCCCAGCACTCCGACGTTGATGAAGTGGCGCTTCTCCGGCAGCTCGCGGTGCCATTTGATGCCCGAATGGGTTACGCAACCGATGTCGGCGTTTGCCTGGGCCAGAAGGTATTCGAGAAAAGCATCGGGGCTGGTGGATTCCCAGAGGAATTCGTTCATCCGGCGGGGCGATCCGTGGCACAACAAGACCGACCTGCCTTCAATCTCAAGGCGGAGCGCCTCCGGCAGGGTGCGCAGCCAGGCCTTGTTGTCTGCTGACGTGTTCCTGAAGGTGTAGTTATAGCTGAGGCGCGCAAAGTGATTGTCGCGCGGGTCGGTGTATCCGCACTGGCAGTCAGCGAGTCCGCCGGCCAGAGAATTGTCATAGTTCCCCTGGATGCATTGCACGCTGTTCTCGCGCAGGAGCGGATAGACGCGGTCGGGATGAGGGCCAAACGCGCCCAGGTCGCCGAGGCAGTAGAGGCCGTCAGCATGGCGGCGGCGGGCATCATCAAGTGCCGCTTCAAGCGCCAGGTAGTTGTTGTAGATGCCGCCGAAAAGCGCAAGCCGTTTCATGGAAGTTTATTCGCACCCGCTTCTGACGCGGGGCCCTCAATCAGCGAACTCACATTGCCGCAGATCGTTCCGTAGTGGTAGCAGGTGACGCAGGCGTTGTGGCCCAGCGCAAAGTTTGGCCGGGCATCGGCGAGAGTTTGCCCCAGCCGGGCGTCGGGCTTCTCCACCAACAGCGGACAGACCCAGATGCCGCGGTCGGTAACAACACGAGAATTCGAGCACATCAGCAGTTCACGGTCAAAGCCATCCAGCATCTCTTCACTGAGCAGCGAGCCCGTATCGATTCCAGCGCGGCGTTCGAGTTCGCGGCCCAGCGGCAGGGCAGGAAGCACCTTGATGCGCGGACGGTCGTATCCGGCGGCGCGCAGAATCGCGGAAAACGCGGCCAGGGCATGAAGCTCCTCGTCGTCGCTCCAGGTTCGTACCACGGTGACCAGCGGCAGCAGGCCGCGCCCGCTGAGGCGTCGCACGCCTTCGAGCGCGCTATGAAACACGCCCTCGCCGCGGATGGCGTCATTCATCTCTTCTGTGTAGCCATCCAGGCTGACGCGAATTTCGAGCGAATACCTTGCCGATCGCTCGATGGCCGCCAGACGGCCGGCGATTCGGTCGTTGATTAACATGCCGTTGGTCAACACCGTGGTTGGCGCATGTTTCAGCGCAAACGCCAGCATCTCCGGCAGGCGGGGATGCAGAAAGGGTTCGCCGCCGGTGAAGAATATTTCTTTCACCCCGGCATGGGCCGCGCATTCGATTTCTTCGCGTATCGTTTCAATACTGAGGAAGCCGAATGTCCTCACGTTGGGACCGCTGTTGTTGAAGCAGTGTAAACAGGCGATGTTACAAAGTGTTCCGCTCACCTGGAACCAGAGATTGTCGAGGTGGGTGAGGGTGACTTCAGGAAAATTCATGCCTCGATGCTTTCTCCTCCCAGAATTTCCAGTGCCTTGCCGCGCCCTTCTGGTCCCCACAGAATCCACGGAACCATGCCGGCGACGCCCAGCACGTAAAACCCGCCCAGCACCGCAAAAGCGTCCATGATGGAGACCCGCTCGGCCAGCGCCACCAGGATGAGCGGCGAGATCGCTGCGCCGATCCTGCCAAACGCTACGGAAAATCCGATGCCGGTTGAGCGCAATCGGGTCGGGAAGATTTCAGAAAAGGTCGGGTAGGCGGACACCCAGCTTCCGGTCGCGCAGAAATTCACCACTACGAAAGCCGCCAGCACTCCTTCCGCGCTCCCGTGGAGCGTCGCCACGCCCATCACCAGCATGGAAACCGCGGCCAGCAGATAGAAGAGCGTCACCGTCCACTTGCGCCCGGCCTTGTCCAGCGCCACGGCTGCCAGCGCGCCGCCCGCCACCGCGCCCAGATTTCCGATCAGGAAAAACCACGGCGCCTTTTCATCTGCAATGTTAACATGCGGTAAAACCACCAGCGGCAGGAAGGCGAAGATGCCGTAATAGCCCGCGGCCTCTGAAAAGTCGAGCAGCGAACCGAGCGCCAGCCGCGCGGGGTGGTCGCGCATCAGCAGCCACACCTGGCTGAAAAATCCAGCCGAGATGCTTTCCGAGCGCTCCGTCTGCGAAGCGGTCAAATCAAAATGGTCCGCTCGCGCCTCGATTTGCTGCATCACTTGCAGAGCTTCCTGGCGGCGGCCACGCTCGAGCAGCCAGCGCGGAGACTCCGGCAGAATCCTGCGCGCCCAGACAGTAAACAGGGCGACGATGGCGCCGAGGCCAAAAGCAAACCGCCATCCAATCGACGGCGGCAGCAGGTTGATGAAGTAAAGGCTGAGCAGCGCGGCAAGAATTGCGCCTACCGGCCAGAAGTTCATCACCGTGGCGTTGGCGCG from Terriglobia bacterium includes the following:
- a CDS encoding XdhC/CoxI family protein, which gives rise to MGDVFNEIVKLRKEGRKGALATIIQVQGSIPSYECSKILIRDDGSIVGTVGGGCVEAEVWSVAQDVMREEKPRRLHFNLNANPEFDTGLVCGGSLDIFVEPILATPTLYLFGGGHVSLSVSKVAALAGFDIVVCDDREAFANQERFPSAVATHAGPWEEIFPQISPNGLSYVVIATRGHKGDLDCLRWAVSTQARYIGMVGSKRKLAEFFKILGSEGVAAERLEQVHSPVGLDIGALTPEEIAVSIVAEMIAVRRNVSPSAASLTWKPRVQHTS
- a CDS encoding nucleotidyltransferase family protein; this encodes MSVPPGPHSEAPSSRAIAGIVLAAGESSRMGADKALLMYRGRTFLENLISALKDASISRVIVVLGHHAEQIQQRTDLAAVEVVLNHDYRRGQTSSLQAGLLALAGNEPEGVVLCLIDHPVASPDTIRKLIHSFKSTRRSIVIPQINGTHGHPVLLGRELFSQVLALGPDEGADTVIHQNRDQTMFVEVADPGILIDVDDPESYRKLATQE
- a CDS encoding sorbosone dehydrogenase family protein yields the protein MKIINLLFLVLLGGSVGFAQVRGVTHGQEPTLPKPFSGPTVANPPTGNTSPGFTPKAPPGFHVSLFAKGFKEPRYLAVAPNGDVFLADTSGNTVYVLHDPGNGKASDGRFRFANHLNEPFGIAFHGNYVYIADTDEVIRFPYDPETSKPTGGSERILGLPSGGMHSTRTVVFSRDGKEMFVSAGSDCNVCVESDPRRAAIQVADPDGKNARIYASGLRNAVGLAVNPDNGVLWADVNERDMLGDNLPPDYFTHVPDGGFLGWPYSYIGKNLDPRVKKQRPDLVAKAIVPDVLVGPHTAPLESNFYMGKQFPESYQHGAFIALHGSWNRSVHSGYEVIFVPFKNGEPTANPENFLTGFDPNPHQKAVEGRPVGVAVARDGSLLVSDDVGNVVWRVSKE
- a CDS encoding iron-sulfur cluster assembly scaffold protein, which codes for MYSRQVLDHFQNPRNVGEIDKPTAVVTAANPVCGDAMKLWILVRDGIVFEARFKVQGCVPAVACGSWLTEAIKGMPLPDIAAINAEHIETGLGGLPAASRHASMLAITALREALDKLVL
- a CDS encoding ZIP family metal transporter produces the protein MLLAIEISLVLAVAAGLANLFGASIVSARAWSRSFLAYFLALGSGFMLATAMMEMIPESLRLAPVEGPVLILAGYLVVHIFEHVWPGHFHFGEETHPEEFVHSRVAYTALGGLLVHTFLDGVAIASGFMVSTWLGMVIFGATILHNIPEGFTIASVMVTAGKGRGSGMKAAGALGISRILGVLAMGFAYRWAALGLALSAGATLYVAASDLIPEVNKKPDIRIALTVGTGVVMVILLKLFVVPGA
- the ychF gene encoding redox-regulated ATPase YchF, with translation MLKTGIVGLSMVGKTTLFKILTHAQDNRLASGKPEARLGVVKVPDARLDRLTGMFNPKKVVHASIEYVDTPASVIQLARTGTHSAALKEMDALAHVVRAFEDPAIPAENETVDPKRDVESVELELVLSDLAIVEKRLERLDKDIKKQKTTSLEKEHQSLLKAKEALEAQKPLRELDLTPEEERALRGFTFLSLKPMLYVLNLGEQDAPRANAADQFAHQAGLRQRPRTAVTAVCGKVEEELSELSDEEAGEFLASYGLKASAIARLIRSSYQLLGLISFFTVGEDECRAWTIREGMTAFDAAGEIHSDIQRGFIRAEVITYDELVDAGGFAEARARGSLRLEGKEYVVHDGEIVHFRHSG
- a CDS encoding metallophosphoesterase family protein — protein: MKRLALFGGIYNNYLALEAALDDARRRHADGLYCLGDLGAFGPHPDRVYPLLRENSVQCIQGNYDNSLAGGLADCQCGYTDPRDNHFARLSYNYTFRNTSADNKAWLRTLPEALRLEIEGRSVLLCHGSPRRMNEFLWESTSPDAFLEYLLAQANADIGCVTHSGIKWHRELPEKRHFINVGVLGRPENDGATNVWYTLLTISGASVKVEFIPVEYDFEKLAGEMRAENLPAEFAETITTGWWTTCLEVLPHKERARGRF
- a CDS encoding radical SAM protein — its product is MNFPEVTLTHLDNLWFQVSGTLCNIACLHCFNNSGPNVRTFGFLSIETIREEIECAAHAGVKEIFFTGGEPFLHPRLPEMLAFALKHAPTTVLTNGMLINDRIAGRLAAIERSARYSLEIRVSLDGYTEEMNDAIRGEGVFHSALEGVRRLSGRGLLPLVTVVRTWSDDEELHALAAFSAILRAAGYDRPRIKVLPALPLGRELERRAGIDTGSLLSEEMLDGFDRELLMCSNSRVVTDRGIWVCPLLVEKPDARLGQTLADARPNFALGHNACVTCYHYGTICGNVSSLIEGPASEAGANKLP
- a CDS encoding MFS transporter; this translates as MPIRAEHEGKTTAGIGERLDRMPWTRFHSRVTLALGIGWLLDAFEVNVIGNVLGILKKLWQVTDVQASALVTVWLIGIMIGALLFGYLADRFGRRKLFILTLLLYSGFTVISALSPGYYFFMVFRFLTAIGVGAEYSAINAAIGEMIPARFRGRANATVMNFWPVGAILAALLSLYFINLLPPSIGWRFAFGLGAIVALFTVWARRILPESPRWLLERGRRQEALQVMQQIEARADHFDLTASQTERSESISAGFFSQVWLLMRDHPARLALGSLLDFSEAAGYYGIFAFLPLVVLPHVNIADEKAPWFFLIGNLGAVAGGALAAVALDKAGRKWTVTLFYLLAAVSMLVMGVATLHGSAEGVLAAFVVVNFCATGSWVSAYPTFSEIFPTRLRSTGIGFSVAFGRIGAAISPLILVALAERVSIMDAFAVLGGFYVLGVAGMVPWILWGPEGRGKALEILGGESIEA